In Anolis carolinensis isolate JA03-04 chromosome 4, rAnoCar3.1.pri, whole genome shotgun sequence, the genomic window TGTAAAGgtcacttcctcctttttttcaaAAAGTTACATTCAGTCTCCATTTCAGTGAATTCTGGGCTGggcttgtgatctcttccaactctaggttcCCAAGGCTGCATAGAATAAATGCACTTTGGCATCACTTTAGCTTCCCTGACTCAacgctatgtaatcctgggagttgtggttctacCAAATCTTTCACCTTTCCTGGTACTTCAtttaattacaaatcccaggctttCATAGCATTGCactagggcagttaaagtggtgtctaggcacatttctgcagtatagatgcagccaAGCTTGTGGTTTGCTGCCCCAGAGGCTAGAATAAGATACAATAGATtcagagatttcacctaaaaatTAAGAAGACcttattttaatgcaagagtgGTTTGTCTGTGGAGTGTgaaggagtctccttctctggagaagttgaatggccatctgtcaggagtgcttcagTTGAGCATTCCTTCATGGCATAAGAGGAGAGGTTGGATGGCcttctctgtttaaagacctctggAAACTGAAAATGGGATTTCTGTctcataaattttattttatacaaAAGCGTTAGGCTGAATAAGCTAGAGTTGAAGAGGACAATTCTTGCTACCCAATATAGCCATTTTGTGCTCTGCTCCATCTCTACAAATGAGACCGGGTGCCTTTGACTTGTTGGTGGCTCTTGCTGGCAGAGCTTGCACCTTTCCCAAATATTTCACTGatgcgttgttgtgtgttttccgggctgtatggccatgtttcagaagtattcgctcctgatgtttcatgcacatctatggcaggcatcctcagaggttgcaaggttcctcacctgccatagatgtgggtgaaacgtcagaatccttctggaacacggccatacagcccagaaaacacacaacaaccctgtgattccagctatgaaagcctttgacaacacatttcagTGATGATTAGCACTAACATTGGCATCCCTCCCAATTTCAGTACTTGAGGAAAGCTATGATAATCCAACCTGGATTGACACCCCAGATGTGGAAAATGCCCAAAGAACTCTAAGCAGAAAGGGTTTCTGGCAAGAGAAGGGCACGCACCTGCTGGGCAGAAATGTGGCAATGGCACATGCCAAAGGGTTGGCGATGGAGCTCAGTGTGGCAGCCAAGTGGTAGGCCATGTTGCTATAAGGCAAGCATGAGTAACTTTGCACGGAGGGAAGGACCCCGTTCGTCAAGACGTTCACCCATGCCAAAACTACGTAGATGAAGATGAACCTGGCTTGAGAGTAGACAACCTTTCCTGGATCTGGATCATCATATCCTTTGGTGCCATTGGCCACTTTGGCATCCTTGATGGAACTTAAGAAGATCCCTTTGTCTGTTGGTCCTTGTCCATCCACAGGGATCTTCTGGATAGAGTTGAGAGTGATCTCACTGGCACAGAGGTCCTTCTTGGAGAGCTCCCAGACTTTGGGCAGCCGGTTGAGGAAGAAGAAGGCCACAAGGCAAGAAAACATCATGGCGGAGAGGATAATGAAGAAGACCAGGCTGGAGAAGTTGGCTGGAGAATACTGAGTTTCCATGTTGTGGTGGACATCTCCAGAAGTCCCGTTGGCCAAGCTGACATTCCCGGTTGTTGCATTATTGGGCATTGCCATGTGGACACACCTTGCAATCCCTGACCCTTGGGCCAAGGCAAAGAGAGCCGGGATTAATCCACTGAGCCCTTCGCCAATGAAAAAGGTGGGCACATAGCGGGGGTGGAGGCGTGCCATGAAAGGTAAGAAGGTGACGGAAGAAGTGCAGTCTACCAGTGAGAGGAAGAACGTCAGGATGAAGAAGGCTGTGCTGTGCATCTGCCCACCCACCGGAGTGGTGTAATGCCAGAGGAACGCCAAGAGGAAGCAAGCCACGGCCCCCGTGGAAACCACCACGTAGATGACGGGCACCTCGCTCAGCAAGCTGGGCTTCAGCTTGTGCATGAGAGTGATGAAAAGCGGCCCCACATTAGCCAGCTGGATAATGATgatgaggaaagaaggaagatacCAGCCCTCGGGGAGGTGATTCACCAGCAGTGGGAGCTCAACCCACACGCCGTTGATGGCCATCCAAGACCCCGTCCCAAAGATACAGGCCAGAACATGCGTGAGCCATGCCATGATTCTTCCCAGCAGCTCAGGGTGAGGATATCAATTCCTGTTGGAAGAGAGAGGTTGGTTAGTGATGGTGTAAAAACACAAGAAACCCTTTGACTAGACATATCTGGGATCCTGCTAGCACTCTATGCTGGtatgtatgtatggatgtatgtatgtatgtatgtatctatctatctatctatctatctatctatctatctatctatctatctatctatctatctatctatgcatttaCAGCTCACCTTTTCTCCAGGATCAGGAGACAAAACAGTTCACAACTTTAGAAACAAGACagctaaaaacatacaaaaagccaAACTTAAAATAGAAGTAAGCTCATCACAATTAATCAAACAATTCagctaaaatataattttaaaaattaaattaaaaagttGTTATAAAACGCTCAGCTAAAACAATGCAGCAGCCTCTAGCTCCTTGTTTAAAAAACTTTCtggctgtctgaataaaaaggttttaggagCTGTGAAAATCAGAGGAAGGAACAACAACAATCTAAAAAGCTATGCAGATGGCACCACCCATAatgctagcagaaaatagcaaacacTTAAGGCAATGACCAAAGAATGTCAAGAAGGAAAGTGCAAAAATGGGTTTACAGTTTAACATTAAGAAAAGTGCAAAGATGGGCTTACAGTTTaacattaacaaaacaaaaataatgacagaacaggcatgagcaaactccccccccccccccccgtgtgttggacttcaactcccacaattcctaacagcctcagccacttgtacaatgaaattaaatgctttccccagcacacatcacaaaaacaacactcccacccctccacactcccaccaccaccacacagccccccaAGGCCACATCAATGCGAAAACATGGAGTTCAATACAGTTACAGCTCTagaataaaagctatctctcagtctgtttgtccttgacTTTGTCATCCTGTGCCGTCAGCCAGAAAGGTGATTCTGAGTAAACCTTTCTGTAAGTAAGCACTGTTAAACAGTAGAATGGATGATGGTTGACTTATCTTTGTCAgaagttttaaaacagaggttagatggccattTTTCAGAGATCTTTGTTTGCTTTCTGTCTTGGCAAGAGATTAAACTGGACAACCATTGCGATGGCACAATTCTAGGACATCCCCATTCTCTGCTTCTAAAACTCCACAAGGAAGTAAGTAcggtaagtaaaagtttatttgtatatcgTCCTCTTTCccaaaaagggactcagggcggtttccaatataaagtcAGCATAaaacatctctatatataaaaggataatggcgtcgctccaccgggcaaaacaacaaaactaaaggtcccccaacctagaaaattgacaacacagccCCTAATCCACGTCTCTACATTCTTAcaaacaaatgtaatgtgcataattaggaccaagttaacaacaaacccactgggccaaatcacaccaaacttggccacaacactcatcactttccaaggagtgaccttgcagcttcaaagcttggctgcttcatacctaggggactctctTGTTGGCCAgcctgaataccattgaatagccttgcaacttcaaagcctggctgtttcatccCTAGGGGAATCCCCTCTAGGCCACCTTGTATACCACGAAGAAAATGccacttaggactatgccacagcaatgcgtggccaggcacagctagttgtacaataaaacactgaaaacaaggAAGATGTAAAACAAATTGCATGTTCCTACTATCGAGTCTGAATGACTGGTATTCACAGGTGCACCACCTCTAATCCTGGAGATCTCATATAATTAGGGAGGCTGGAATGTGCATCCTTTCTATGGAATCCGTTGTCTTAACTGGTGCCCAATATGTGGTGCCAATGAAGCCTCCAAAGGGAaggcatttgttgttgtgtgtcttcaagccatttctgacttatgaatcCATCACatggcaagatatgttcagaggtttaccattgccttcctctgaagctgagagagcatgactttaccaagatcacccaatgggtttccttgATTTAGTGGTAATTTGGATCTTGATCTCCAGAATCCTAGTCAAACACAGAAGACTGCTAGCATTGGATGGGCTCTAATCTCTACAATAGAGAGCACTAATCTATACAGATTCATAAGACCTTGAACCCCATTTGAAGCTGTCAAGTCTTTTAAAGACTTTGAATTTGTGGGAGGGGAGATCATGTCATAATTTAGTTCATATGAGTTCTCCCACTGTCATTATGCATTGATAAGGGCACGCATTAGTTGCAAAGAAGAAGCTTTTCTGTGGACTCTACGTACCTTCAGGTTTTGTTAAGCAAGGCCCCACCTTCACCTCTCCTCAAGAGCAATAGCGGAAATCTCTTCCCAGGATGTGAAGTTCTCCTCACCTTCTCTGTACCTAATCTCCATGCAAACAGAGCATACCAGGCATTGAATGCTACAGCATGGGCCGGTTTCCAATCAGCTGAAGCACCTGTTACATTCCTGAGCAACTCCGCCTTGAAACTGGGGAAGCCAAGGAGGTTGTCCTTTACCACAAGGAAGAAGCACACTCTGGGGAAGTTGCAGAGCAAGCTCAGCTGGATATTTTAGGTCTGGGCAAGGGCTCAAGGGATTACCAGGTCAGTAACAACAAAGGGTAGCAACTCTTCCTCCTGACTGTCACAAAAAAGCAAGACCTGCTGTGAACTCCACCATGTTTCCAGATTCTCAGTTCCTTCCTTCATCTCTCCATTGCCTACCTTTTCACTGTGTCCACATAGATCTCTCCATTGTCTACCTTTTCAACATGTCTACATAGATGACATCTGAGATTTCCAGATCTCCGACTCTGGATAGTCTTGTGGAGTCctgggagagagaaggaggaatctcagggcaagagGACAGTCTTGAAAAGTCTGTGTGATTCTCATTTGTTACATTTAGGTCAGCTGCTACCCTCTACTCCTCTTTGCCTCGTatttatttgtgttgtattttgaaatggtcaaatgactggacaaataaataaattattattattattattattattgttgttgttgttgttgttgttagaaacacaaggtgagtccacagcagacactctgctggctgttgtattggatcacacgttggacacttcccaagtgtctaggactgtgtgatgtataggcGAATAATGAGTGCAGATGCCAgttaggtggccttctgcagctggcaggtggtcattttgtcagcgtcaattgtgtttaagtgcaggccaaggcctttaggcactgcacccagtgtgcccatcaccactgggaccaccttgactggcaatttgatctttaaatcctcatatcatgtcagcttttcctcaatcctgc contains:
- the slc52a3 gene encoding solute carrier family 52, riboflavin transporter, member 3 codes for the protein MAWLTHVLACIFGTGSWMAINGVWVELPLLVNHLPEGWYLPSFLIIIIQLANVGPLFITLMHKLKPSLLSEVPVIYVVVSTGAVACFLLAFLWHYTTPVGGQMHSTAFFILTFFLSLVDCTSSVTFLPFMARLHPRYVPTFFIGEGLSGLIPALFALAQGSGIARCVHMAMPNNATTGNVSLANGTSGDVHHNMETQYSPANFSSLVFFIILSAMMFSCLVAFFFLNRLPKVWELSKKDLCASEITLNSIQKIPVDGQGPTDKGIFLSSIKDAKVANGTKGYDDPDPGKVVYSQARFIFIYVVLAWVNVLTNGVLPSVQSYSCLPYSNMAYHLAATLSSIANPLACAIATFLPSRSLTVLGILSATGTAFGAYNMSMAALSPCPILQHSDWGDALIVISWVLFTGTLSYVKVMLGVILRSHSHSALVWYGAVEQLGSLLGALVMFPLVNVYGLFKSADFCSFRCPA